From Pseudanabaena sp. PCC 6802, one genomic window encodes:
- a CDS encoding efflux RND transporter permease subunit, giving the protein MILSISDFFIRRPVLATVCSVIITLMGIACIFILPIAQYPEIAPPKVNVQSNYIGANAETVESTVTSVLERELNGIEGVRYISSTSGNDGSSAIALTFDLGRDKDIAAVDVQNRVSSVVSQLPGPVQQTGVRVSKESGGFLLAIGVYAEDGEDGKPRYDNLYLSNYADLYIVDAIKRVKGVSNVQIFGERKYAMRLWLDPSRMAARNLTSQDVVNAIQEQNLQVGAGQIGQQPAPENQQYQLSVSAKGRLINADEFADIVIRSNADGTLIRLKDVGRVELGAENYGSVLRFNRRRNIGLGVSQLPNANALEVAHQVKKVLEELKPSFPPGLNYAIAFDTTLFVEAGTEEVIISLLMAVTLVIIIIFFFLQNWRSTLIPAIAIPVALIGTFLFVKLLNFNINTLTLFGLTLATGLVVDDAIVVVEDVTRNIQEKGMNPIQAAMQSMDELLSAVVASSLVLIAVFVPVAFFPGTTGLLYKQFALTIAFSIAISTFNAITLTPTLSAMLLRQGQTPDNWFFNAINRVIDRTRLGYRWMLDLIVNLKGIIILLFILSLGLTYWIYMIVPTGFLPEEDQGYIITIVKAPEGVSLNYTEKVLEQAEAIMKEVPEIENVFAVGGFSFSGTTPENGIIFSTLKPWKERSRPEQSAQAVIGKLLPQLLSIKEAFVIPIPPPAIIGLGDVGGFEFQLQDKTSQGFPVMEQAIGQLLGRASTYPNPPDTPPNDSKPPQLVGLRPDFSGNTPQLSVEVDRAKASALQVSLQDIFSSLQTFLGSRYVNDFNQFGRTYRVYVQADRDFRSSPEDINKLYVRSASGKMIPLGNLVKVTPTIAPSTIYHFNLFRSAKISGNAALGVSSGQAINIMEKVAKETLPQGFGFEWSGLSLEEISAGGQAYIIFGLGLVFVFLVLAAQYENYIDPTIIMLTVPLAILGALFFVMLRGLANDVYTQIGFVMLIGMASKNAILIVEFANQLRATGLSITKAAVEAAQQRLRPILMTALSTIIGTVPLAIASGAGAASRKSLGTAVIGGMCVATVLSLFIVPVLYITIQTMQERLRRGLYKPALAGIGSDPEPETIDVEIVSNHQGLPDRIQSDRNFTKADPRQESTSNQTGNGSDSSHTPDPSKDPDPRETPKT; this is encoded by the coding sequence ATGATTCTATCCATATCGGACTTTTTCATTCGGCGGCCCGTGCTGGCTACGGTGTGCTCGGTGATTATCACATTGATGGGAATCGCCTGTATTTTTATTCTACCGATCGCCCAATACCCCGAAATCGCACCACCCAAAGTTAACGTACAGTCTAATTACATTGGAGCAAATGCCGAAACCGTAGAGTCAACCGTGACCAGCGTTTTGGAAAGGGAACTCAACGGTATTGAAGGTGTGAGGTATATTTCCTCGACTAGTGGCAATGATGGCAGTAGTGCGATCGCTCTGACCTTCGATCTGGGAAGGGATAAAGATATCGCTGCCGTGGACGTGCAAAACCGGGTTTCGTCTGTGGTGTCGCAGTTGCCAGGGCCAGTGCAGCAAACCGGAGTCCGAGTGTCAAAGGAATCTGGTGGGTTTCTGCTGGCTATTGGGGTTTATGCCGAGGATGGCGAGGATGGCAAGCCTAGATATGACAACCTTTATCTCAGTAATTATGCCGATCTCTACATTGTGGATGCGATCAAGCGAGTTAAGGGTGTCAGTAACGTTCAGATCTTTGGCGAGCGCAAGTACGCTATGCGGTTGTGGCTGGATCCCAGTCGCATGGCAGCGCGCAACTTAACCTCCCAGGATGTAGTGAATGCGATCCAGGAGCAAAACCTCCAGGTAGGAGCGGGGCAAATCGGGCAACAGCCCGCCCCGGAGAATCAGCAGTACCAGCTATCAGTTTCTGCTAAGGGCAGGTTGATTAACGCCGATGAGTTTGCCGATATTGTCATCAGGAGCAATGCTGACGGTACGTTAATCAGGCTCAAGGATGTGGGGAGAGTGGAGTTAGGCGCAGAAAACTACGGCTCTGTGTTGAGATTCAATCGTCGTCGCAATATCGGTTTGGGTGTCAGTCAGTTACCGAATGCTAATGCCCTGGAGGTAGCGCACCAGGTCAAAAAAGTATTAGAGGAGTTAAAACCGAGTTTCCCGCCTGGTCTGAACTACGCGATCGCCTTCGATACCACATTATTTGTAGAAGCGGGGACGGAGGAAGTAATTATCTCGCTGCTCATGGCAGTCACTCTGGTAATTATCATTATTTTCTTCTTTTTACAGAACTGGCGTTCTACTTTAATTCCCGCGATCGCCATTCCCGTCGCTTTAATCGGTACGTTCCTGTTCGTCAAACTGTTGAATTTTAATATCAATACGCTTACCCTATTTGGTTTGACCCTGGCTACGGGGCTGGTGGTGGATGACGCGATCGTGGTAGTCGAAGATGTGACTCGCAACATCCAGGAAAAAGGCATGAATCCGATCCAGGCGGCTATGCAATCGATGGATGAATTGCTCAGCGCTGTCGTTGCGAGTTCCTTGGTATTAATTGCCGTGTTCGTGCCCGTAGCATTTTTCCCCGGTACCACGGGGTTGCTGTACAAGCAGTTTGCCTTGACCATTGCCTTTTCGATTGCGATTTCCACTTTCAACGCAATTACGCTAACTCCCACGCTCTCGGCAATGCTGTTGCGTCAGGGGCAAACGCCGGACAATTGGTTCTTCAATGCAATTAACCGGGTTATAGATCGTACCAGGCTGGGATATAGATGGATGCTCGACCTGATTGTAAATCTCAAGGGCATCATCATACTGTTATTCATACTGTCGCTGGGTCTAACCTATTGGATCTATATGATCGTCCCCACCGGCTTTTTGCCAGAGGAAGATCAGGGATATATCATTACGATTGTGAAAGCGCCGGAAGGCGTATCGCTGAACTATACCGAGAAGGTATTGGAACAGGCAGAAGCGATTATGAAGGAGGTGCCTGAAATTGAGAACGTCTTTGCGGTGGGAGGTTTTAGTTTTAGCGGCACCACGCCTGAGAATGGTATTATCTTTTCCACTCTGAAACCTTGGAAAGAGCGATCGCGTCCAGAGCAATCTGCTCAAGCAGTTATAGGTAAGCTTTTGCCCCAACTGCTATCAATTAAGGAGGCATTTGTCATTCCCATTCCCCCACCAGCAATTATTGGTCTGGGGGATGTTGGTGGTTTTGAATTCCAACTTCAGGATAAAACTAGCCAGGGCTTCCCAGTTATGGAGCAAGCCATCGGTCAGTTATTGGGCAGAGCCAGTACCTATCCCAATCCCCCCGACACTCCGCCCAACGATTCTAAACCTCCGCAATTAGTGGGCTTGCGACCGGATTTCAGCGGTAATACACCGCAGCTTTCCGTAGAAGTGGATCGGGCTAAGGCTAGCGCGTTGCAGGTATCGCTGCAAGATATCTTTAGTTCCTTGCAAACATTCCTCGGATCCCGCTATGTAAATGATTTCAACCAGTTTGGTCGTACCTATCGCGTTTACGTTCAAGCCGATCGCGATTTCCGCTCCTCGCCTGAGGATATCAATAAGCTATACGTGCGATCGGCAAGCGGCAAGATGATCCCGTTGGGGAATTTAGTCAAGGTCACCCCAACGATCGCGCCATCCACCATCTATCATTTCAATCTGTTTCGCTCTGCCAAAATTTCTGGCAATGCAGCCCTAGGAGTGAGTTCGGGGCAGGCAATTAACATCATGGAAAAGGTAGCAAAAGAAACGCTACCGCAAGGTTTTGGCTTTGAATGGTCGGGTCTGTCGCTGGAGGAAATCAGTGCGGGCGGTCAGGCTTATATTATCTTTGGTTTGGGTCTAGTATTTGTATTTCTGGTGCTGGCAGCGCAGTACGAAAACTACATCGATCCTACAATTATCATGCTGACGGTGCCGTTAGCAATTTTAGGCGCTCTGTTTTTTGTGATGCTGCGCGGGCTTGCCAATGATGTCTACACTCAAATTGGCTTCGTCATGCTGATTGGGATGGCAAGCAAAAACGCTATCTTGATCGTAGAGTTTGCCAATCAATTACGCGCTACGGGACTTTCCATTACCAAAGCAGCAGTGGAGGCAGCGCAGCAACGCCTGCGTCCAATTTTGATGACCGCTTTATCTACAATTATCGGTACGGTACCGCTGGCGATCGCCTCTGGAGCGGGAGCGGCATCGCGTAAATCTCTAGGTACGGCGGTAATTGGTGGGATGTGCGTGGCCACTGTGCTGAGTTTATTTATCGTTCCGGTTTTGTACATCACGATCCAGACCATGCAAGAGCGGTTGCGCCGAGGTTTGTACAAACCCGCTTTGGCTGGCATTGGTAGCGATCCGGAACCGGAAACCATAGATGTGGAGATCGTCTCTAACCATCAGGGGTTACCCGACCGCATCCAGAGCGATCGGAATTTTACTAAGGCAGATCCCAGACAGGAATCTACATCTAACCAAACTGGAAACGGATCTGATAGTTCCCACACTCCCGATCCGAGCAAAGATCCCGATCCCCGAGAGACACCCAAGACATAA
- a CDS encoding DUF4288 domain-containing protein, with product MTWYAAHAIMYVKFKDGNQDKYPIWENAILIEASSSDEAWEKAKIRAKEDEDDGENPRGESLWEGRPFIFVFAGIRKIVSCVDEENRPTDGTEIAYSQMELPDLDSLSKFLKEEEVFLRYDC from the coding sequence ATGACTTGGTATGCTGCTCACGCAATCATGTATGTGAAGTTTAAAGATGGCAATCAAGATAAATATCCTATTTGGGAGAATGCGATCTTGATAGAAGCTTCATCTTCAGATGAGGCATGGGAGAAAGCTAAAATCAGAGCAAAGGAAGATGAAGATGATGGTGAAAATCCCAGAGGAGAGTCATTATGGGAAGGTCGTCCTTTCATATTTGTCTTTGCTGGTATTCGGAAAATTGTTTCGTGCGTGGATGAAGAGAATCGACCCACAGACGGCACGGAGATCGCGTATTCCCAGATGGAACTTCCCGATCTTGATTCCCTATCAAAATTCCTGAAAGAGGAAGAAGTATTCCTAAGATATGATTGCTGA
- a CDS encoding DUF4351 domain-containing protein: MEPLHPVNKTHSQVKTAIDKKGGNVGLQEEARALVSPQITERVSALSVTQLDSLAEALLDFESSSDLDNWLRSLSE; encoded by the coding sequence GTGGAACCCCTTCACCCCGTCAATAAAACCCATTCTCAAGTGAAAACCGCTATAGACAAGAAGGGCGGCAATGTAGGTTTACAGGAAGAGGCTAGAGCGCTGGTTTCTCCTCAGATAACCGAGCGCGTTTCTGCTCTAAGCGTTACACAATTGGATAGCTTAGCCGAAGCACTTTTGGATTTTGAGAGTTCCTCAGATTTGGATAACTGGTTACGATCGCTTTCTGAATGA
- a CDS encoding Txe/YoeB family addiction module toxin: MKRKIKFDADAFDDFTQWAKEDRKLYAKIIDLIKDIERSPFQGLGKPEPLKYELSGYWSRRINDEHRLVYKVTDDEITIIACRNHYS; the protein is encoded by the coding sequence ATGAAACGAAAAATCAAATTTGATGCTGATGCGTTCGATGATTTTACTCAATGGGCAAAAGAAGATAGAAAGCTGTATGCAAAGATAATTGATTTGATTAAGGATATTGAGCGATCTCCTTTTCAAGGTTTGGGTAAACCCGAACCATTGAAATATGAATTAAGTGGTTATTGGTCGAGGCGAATTAATGACGAGCACCGCCTTGTCTATAAAGTGACCGATGACGAAATTACTATTATTGCTTGTAGAAATCATTACTCCTAA